A stretch of the Streptomyces sp. NBC_00654 genome encodes the following:
- a CDS encoding amino acid ABC transporter permease — protein sequence MAARTLHKESTGRPAPGEESFVPARPLRTSGYLGGAAVLALLTVVLCYQFAGTLTPGQLPRLVFGVVLPVIVLGGPLLLAYRRNRLSDEEWEAGHYTESRIAAARSRNASVSSLGLTGFVAVVAVAGLLVLTNDGAVQKTFFNVSFMTESLGDVFKALVINIEIAVGAQILAMLFGLALAVARLLPGKGFWPVRALAITYIDVFRGIPSVVLIYLVCFGLPLTEVPVLSEGDPIVYAIAALALTYSAYNAELYRAGIESINQGQTSAALSMGLSQPDVLRFVILPQMSRNIAAPMLSQFIGLQKDTALVIVVGIIDAFSQAKIYSANDFNLSAVTAVCFVFVLVTIPQTRFVDYLLARSGTKLKRA from the coding sequence ATGGCTGCCCGAACGCTCCACAAGGAGTCCACCGGCAGACCCGCACCCGGCGAAGAGAGCTTCGTCCCGGCTCGTCCGCTGCGTACCTCGGGGTATCTCGGCGGGGCCGCGGTGCTCGCCCTCCTGACCGTGGTGCTGTGCTACCAGTTCGCCGGAACCCTCACTCCCGGACAGCTGCCCCGGCTCGTGTTCGGAGTCGTGCTGCCGGTGATCGTCCTCGGCGGCCCGCTCCTGCTGGCCTACCGGCGCAACAGGCTCTCGGACGAGGAGTGGGAGGCCGGGCACTACACCGAATCGCGCATCGCGGCCGCCCGTTCCAGGAACGCGTCGGTGTCCTCGCTGGGCCTGACAGGCTTCGTTGCCGTCGTGGCAGTCGCCGGCCTGCTCGTCCTCACCAACGACGGCGCGGTGCAGAAGACCTTCTTCAATGTGTCGTTCATGACGGAGAGCCTGGGAGACGTCTTCAAGGCTCTCGTCATCAACATCGAGATCGCCGTCGGCGCGCAGATCCTGGCCATGCTCTTCGGACTGGCTCTCGCTGTGGCACGGCTGCTGCCGGGCAAGGGTTTCTGGCCGGTTCGGGCGCTGGCGATCACGTACATCGACGTGTTCCGCGGCATCCCGTCCGTGGTGCTGATCTACCTGGTCTGCTTCGGTCTTCCCCTGACCGAGGTGCCCGTACTCAGCGAGGGCGATCCGATCGTCTACGCCATCGCGGCCCTGGCGCTCACCTACAGTGCCTACAACGCCGAGCTCTACCGCGCCGGCATCGAGTCCATCAATCAGGGGCAGACCTCGGCGGCGCTCTCCATGGGCCTCTCGCAGCCGGACGTCCTCAGGTTCGTCATCCTGCCGCAGATGTCCCGGAACATCGCCGCCCCCATGCTCAGCCAGTTCATCGGGCTGCAGAAGGACACGGCCTTGGTCATCGTGGTCGGCATCATCGACGCCTTCAGCCAGGCGAAGATCTACTCCGCCAACGACTTCAACCTCTCCGCGGTGACCGCCGTGTGCTTCGTCTTCGTCCTCGTCACCATCCCGCAGACCCGCTTCGTCGACTACCTGCTGGCCCGTTCCGGGACAAAGCTGAAGAGAGCCTGA
- a CDS encoding ABC transporter substrate-binding protein has protein sequence MKKSLRISGAVGIATVLAVLTACSGGAGADSAHRAEPFGDCEVTKSPRIHELKTKKAGELTVAASLPFPAGYRGNTLETIDGGYMYCLDAEIANRAGLKKITLVNASFEALVTAKASNFDFAVWDILVTPERRKAVDFSTRYNTYETGVLAKSGSGLSPSTIKNSTVGVLAGSLQLKFANDTLKPKQVRVFSSNDDLFNALLAGQLDAALNDTATVMPRAAKSGGKLEVIGRYPVGGDVAPLFPKGSPNVEVVNEILADMEKDGTLKSIMDKWLNPILGGDPQALPDWSA, from the coding sequence ATGAAGAAGTCACTGAGAATCAGCGGTGCGGTGGGCATTGCCACCGTCCTCGCCGTGCTCACAGCCTGTTCCGGCGGGGCCGGAGCGGACTCCGCGCATCGGGCCGAACCGTTCGGGGACTGCGAGGTCACCAAGAGCCCTCGGATCCATGAGCTGAAGACGAAGAAGGCGGGTGAACTCACCGTCGCCGCCTCGCTGCCCTTCCCTGCGGGATACCGGGGCAACACATTGGAAACCATCGACGGCGGCTACATGTACTGCCTCGACGCGGAGATCGCCAACCGGGCGGGCCTCAAGAAGATCACCCTGGTCAACGCCTCCTTCGAGGCGCTGGTGACGGCCAAGGCGTCGAACTTCGACTTCGCGGTGTGGGACATCCTCGTCACTCCGGAACGACGCAAGGCCGTCGACTTCTCGACCCGTTACAACACCTACGAGACCGGCGTCCTCGCCAAGAGCGGTTCGGGACTCTCCCCGTCCACCATCAAGAACTCGACTGTCGGTGTTCTGGCCGGATCGCTCCAGCTGAAGTTCGCCAACGACACCCTCAAACCCAAGCAGGTCCGGGTGTTCAGTTCCAACGACGACCTCTTCAACGCCCTGCTCGCCGGCCAGCTCGACGCCGCGCTGAACGACACCGCGACCGTCATGCCCCGCGCCGCCAAGTCCGGCGGAAAGCTCGAAGTCATCGGCAGGTACCCGGTCGGCGGCGATGTCGCCCCGCTGTTCCCCAAGGGATCGCCGAACGTCGAGGTGGTGAACGAAATCCTCGCCGACATGGAGAAGGACGGCACGTTGAAGTCGATCATGGACAAGTGGCTCAACCCGATCCTCGGCGGCGATCCGCAGGCACTCCCCGACTGGAGTGCCTGA
- a CDS encoding glycosyl hydrolase family 18 protein — protein sequence MFHRRRPLPGRRPLPGTRAAAHPHRSGNARRLRRRFAVLGTALLLPLAGLTALAAPAHAAGTLTASFTTQDNGSWWKGTYIVRNTGTAAVNGWTLEFNLPAGVTLSGNYNGEVTVSGSHVTVKNAFYNANVAAGGSTEPYSYWFTANGTPGTPTGCTVNGDKCDGSPDVPPTAPGTPKATAITAHTVSLSWAAAGGGDHPVAAYEVLSGPDTVATATGTSATVTGLTPATDHTFTVRAKDIRGNIGPASDPLSVKTVDPATDPTPPTAPGSLRSTGKTASTIGLAWDRSTDNVAVAAYDVYRGRTLVKSVGADTLTATVEGLSPATPYTFTVKARDTADNPSPATDALTVTTDDVAGAGKQLKVGYYAQWGIYGRQYFVKNLDTSGAAAKLDVINYSFENIDPKNLTCQAGVTKGVSGNPQDPDEGTGAGDADADYARPMSAAQSVDGVADDGWGKLRGNFNQLKKLKAKYPKLKAVVSLGGWTYSKFFSDAAATQQSREKFVKSCIDVWIKGDLPLYNGAGGPGTGAGIFDGIDIDWEWPGSEGHPGNHYGPQDKDNLTALLAEFRKQLDALGGEHKLLTAFTPADPAKIEAGWDLSRIFESLDYANVQGYDFHGAGSDNSWEPNRAGHASNLYTDEQDPYSFHFSVENAINAYLGAGVNPRKLTVGFPFYGRGWQGVAEGGANGEWQSANGAAPGQFDTEAGVRGYNNLITSFPNMTIRHDEQSVSTYGYTGANGQWWSFDDTWSIAKKTAWVKSKGLLGGFVWEMSGDTPNGQLMTALDNGLK from the coding sequence ATGTTCCACAGGCGCAGACCACTTCCCGGACGGAGACCACTTCCCGGTACGAGGGCAGCGGCACATCCGCACCGCTCCGGCAACGCACGACGGCTGCGGCGACGTTTCGCGGTCCTCGGCACCGCCCTGCTGCTGCCGCTCGCGGGGCTCACCGCCCTCGCGGCACCCGCCCACGCGGCCGGCACGCTGACCGCGTCCTTCACCACGCAGGACAACGGCTCCTGGTGGAAAGGGACGTACATCGTCCGCAACACCGGTACGGCCGCGGTCAACGGCTGGACCCTGGAGTTCAACCTGCCGGCCGGGGTGACACTGTCCGGCAACTACAACGGCGAAGTGACCGTCTCCGGCAGCCATGTGACCGTCAAGAACGCCTTCTACAACGCCAATGTCGCGGCCGGCGGCAGCACCGAGCCATACAGCTACTGGTTCACGGCGAACGGCACCCCCGGCACCCCGACCGGCTGCACGGTCAACGGCGACAAGTGCGACGGCAGCCCCGACGTCCCGCCGACCGCCCCCGGAACGCCGAAGGCCACCGCGATCACCGCGCACACGGTCTCGCTGAGCTGGGCCGCAGCCGGCGGCGGCGACCACCCCGTGGCCGCCTACGAGGTGCTCAGCGGTCCGGACACCGTCGCGACAGCGACCGGAACCTCCGCGACCGTCACCGGCCTGACGCCGGCAACTGACCACACCTTCACCGTCCGAGCCAAGGACATTCGCGGCAACATCGGACCGGCCAGTGACCCGCTGTCGGTCAAGACGGTGGACCCGGCGACCGACCCGACGCCGCCGACAGCGCCGGGCAGTCTCCGCTCCACCGGCAAGACCGCCTCCACCATCGGTCTGGCGTGGGACAGGTCCACCGACAACGTCGCCGTGGCCGCCTACGACGTCTATCGCGGCCGCACCCTGGTCAAGTCCGTCGGCGCGGATACCCTGACCGCCACCGTGGAGGGGCTCTCCCCGGCCACCCCGTACACCTTCACCGTCAAGGCCCGGGACACCGCCGACAACCCGTCGCCCGCCACCGACGCCCTGACCGTCACCACCGACGACGTGGCCGGCGCGGGCAAGCAGCTCAAGGTCGGCTATTACGCGCAGTGGGGCATCTACGGACGCCAGTACTTCGTGAAGAACCTCGACACCTCCGGTGCCGCGGCCAAACTGGACGTCATCAACTACTCGTTCGAGAACATCGACCCGAAGAACCTGACCTGCCAGGCGGGTGTGACCAAGGGTGTCTCCGGCAACCCGCAGGACCCGGACGAGGGCACCGGCGCCGGTGACGCGGACGCCGACTACGCCCGCCCCATGTCCGCCGCCCAGTCCGTGGACGGCGTCGCGGACGACGGCTGGGGCAAACTGCGCGGCAACTTCAACCAGTTGAAGAAACTGAAGGCCAAGTACCCCAAGCTGAAGGCCGTCGTGTCGCTCGGCGGGTGGACGTACTCGAAGTTCTTCTCGGACGCCGCCGCCACACAGCAGTCCCGGGAGAAGTTCGTCAAGTCCTGCATCGACGTGTGGATCAAGGGTGACCTGCCTCTCTACAACGGCGCGGGCGGGCCGGGCACCGGGGCCGGCATCTTCGACGGCATCGACATCGACTGGGAGTGGCCGGGCTCCGAGGGCCACCCGGGCAACCACTACGGCCCGCAGGACAAGGACAACCTGACCGCCCTGCTCGCGGAGTTCCGCAAGCAGCTCGACGCGCTCGGCGGCGAGCACAAGCTGCTCACCGCGTTCACCCCGGCCGACCCGGCGAAGATCGAGGCCGGCTGGGACCTCAGCCGCATCTTCGAGTCCCTCGACTACGCCAACGTGCAGGGCTACGACTTCCACGGCGCGGGCAGCGACAACTCCTGGGAGCCGAACCGTGCCGGCCACGCGTCCAACCTCTACACGGACGAACAGGACCCGTACTCATTCCACTTCAGCGTCGAGAACGCCATCAACGCCTACCTCGGCGCCGGGGTCAACCCCCGCAAGCTGACCGTGGGCTTTCCCTTCTACGGGCGCGGCTGGCAGGGCGTCGCCGAAGGCGGCGCCAACGGTGAGTGGCAGAGCGCGAACGGTGCCGCACCCGGCCAGTTCGACACCGAAGCCGGTGTCAGGGGCTACAACAACCTGATCACCAGCTTCCCGAACATGACCATCCGTCACGACGAGCAGTCGGTGTCGACGTACGGCTACACCGGGGCCAACGGCCAGTGGTGGTCCTTCGACGACACCTGGTCCATCGCGAAGAAGACCGCCTGGGTCAAGTCCAAGGGACTGCTGGGCGGCTTCGTCTGGGAGATGTCCG
- a CDS encoding amino acid ABC transporter ATP-binding protein has protein sequence MTTTAHVALEQVTKKYGDTTVLDRVDLGVERNKVVTLIGASGSGKSTLLRCVNGLEPIQGGQILLNGDVVSGDGVDLVRLRRRVGIVFQSFNLFPHMTVLRNCTLTPVRAGVSSKVQAEADARVMLERVGLKDKADAYPEQLSGGQQQRVAIARAMLMRPEVLLLDEITSALDPELVIEVLNLVRELADDGITMMMTTHELPFAREISSQLCFLHKGTILEQGPPEQIFNEPRTPELKTFLRRIHEAGRS, from the coding sequence ATGACGACAACCGCACACGTGGCCCTGGAGCAGGTCACCAAGAAGTACGGCGACACCACGGTCCTCGACCGTGTCGATCTCGGCGTCGAACGCAACAAGGTCGTCACCCTCATCGGTGCGTCCGGGTCGGGGAAGTCGACCCTCCTGCGCTGCGTCAACGGACTCGAACCGATTCAGGGCGGACAGATCCTGCTCAACGGCGACGTCGTCTCCGGCGACGGGGTCGATCTGGTCAGGCTGCGCCGCAGAGTCGGCATCGTGTTCCAGAGCTTCAACCTCTTCCCGCACATGACGGTCCTGCGGAACTGCACCCTCACACCGGTCCGCGCCGGGGTGTCTTCGAAGGTCCAGGCGGAAGCCGACGCACGCGTCATGCTCGAACGTGTGGGGCTCAAGGACAAAGCGGATGCCTATCCCGAACAGCTCTCGGGCGGACAGCAGCAGCGCGTGGCGATCGCGCGTGCCATGCTGATGCGCCCCGAGGTCCTGCTGCTGGACGAGATCACCTCGGCCCTGGACCCGGAGCTGGTGATCGAGGTGCTCAACCTGGTCCGTGAACTGGCGGACGACGGCATCACCATGATGATGACCACTCACGAGCTGCCCTTCGCCAGGGAGATCTCGTCCCAGCTCTGCTTCCTGCACAAAGGAACCATCCTTGAGCAGGGGCCGCCCGAACAGATCTTCAACGAGCCGCGCACACCCGAACTGAAGACCTTCCTCCGGCGGATTCACGAAGCGGGAAGAAGCTAG